In one Antennarius striatus isolate MH-2024 chromosome 1, ASM4005453v1, whole genome shotgun sequence genomic region, the following are encoded:
- the gas6 gene encoding growth arrest-specific protein 6, translating to MERVEKVSAKKKQKNPKHCPTSQLSDFPLPLLVNLCCLFLVGGGVFFAVSLSPQEANQFLSRHRRANQVFEETKQGHLERECVEERCTKEEAREVFENDPETNYFYPKYLACVERFGDAEKKKQDLITCVHNIPDQCSPSPCNPRGTVRCEDKKGDFVCHCFTGWDGASCEQDVDECSKGNGGCDHMCNNTMGSYRCSCHQGYKLVGRHLCKDVDECEDPGVCGTAQCENKEGSYDCQCDIGYVYNNESKSCVDVDECEAGVCAEECLNTPGSFRCFCDGRQGSKLGQDLRSCKPLTPCMSPSLKKNSRSLYLGRMFSGVPVVRLRFRRRIQTGFSAEFDFRTYDPDGVIFFAGGHWDSSWIVLAMHHGRLELQLKYGTVSRVTSSGPIVNDGQWRKISVEEQGRSLVIKIDREAVMKIAVNGDLFTLKKGMHELNLTVGGVPFKEDGLVNQVNPRLDGCMKEWRWLTGEDTSIQETIRSNDNMQCFSNEDPGAYYPGSGFALFNISYGSENLSVHLTLRPTSAIGVLFALVHQDRVPFSIALAHYHPGTDEWRDYVLVSVGDIVIASSPAPLCDGEPHEIQVTVSGNRTLLLVDGQPGRIEDVEIPVDIMSQSSTFIGGLPDVPLVSTLVSAPYSGCMDVHVNGRPLDLDHAIHKHNDIRSHSCPLLDSLQ from the exons atggaacgagtggagaaagtgtcag ccaaaaaaaaacaaaaaaaccccaaacattgcCCAACTTCACAGTTGTCCGACTTTCCTTTGCCCTTGTTGGTTAATTTGTGTTGCTTGTTTTTGGTCGGGGGGGGTGTCTTTTTTGCAGTTTCATTGTCTCCCCAAGAGGCGAACCAGTTTCTGAgtcgacacaggagagcgaatCAAGTCTTCGAGGAGACGAAGCAAGGACACTTGGAGAGGGAGTGTGTGGAGGAAAGGTGCACCAAAGAGGAGGCCAGAGAAGTGTTTGAAAACGACCCGGAGACG AACTACTTTTATCCCAAGTATTTAG CCTGTGTAGAGAGATTTGGAGATgctgagaagaagaagcaggattTGATTACATGTGTCCACA ATATTCCAGACCAGTGTTCACCATCTCCCTGTAACCCCAGAGGTACGGTGCGTTGCGAGGACAAAAAAGGTGACTTCGTCTGCCACTGCTTTACAGGCTGGGACGGAGCGAGCTGTGAGCAAG atgTCGATGAGTGCAGCAAAGGAAATGGAGGGTGTGACCACATGTGCAACAACACGATGGGTAGTTACCGCTGCTCATGTCACCAAGGTTACAAGTTGGTAGGACGCCACCTGTGTAAGG ATGTGGATGAGTGTGAGgacccaggtgtgtgtggaaCAGCTCAGTGTGAGAATAAGGAGGGCAGCTACGATTGCCAGTGTGACATCGGCTACGTCTACAACAACGAAAGCAAGAGCTGTGTGG ATGTGGATGAGTGTgaggcaggtgtgtgtgcagaagaGTGTCTGAACACTCCGGGGAGTTTCCGTTGCTTCTGCGATGGTCGTCAGGGCTCGAAGCTGGGCCAGGACCTCAGGAGCTGTAAG CCTTTAACTCCCTGCATGTCACCGTCTCTGAAGAAGAATTCCCGTTCCCTCTACCTGGGCCGCATGTTCAGCGGTGTGCCGGTGGTGAGGCTGCGTTTCCGCCGGAGGATTCAAACAGG CTTTTCAGCAGAGTTTGACTTCCGCACCTATGATCCTGATGGTGTGATCTTCTTTGCTGGAGGCCATTGGGACAGCTCCTGGATTGTGTTGgcaatgcatcatgggaggctggagctgcagctgaagTATGGCACAGTCAGCCGTGTCACCAGCAGTGGACCCATTGTCAATGATGGCCAGTGGAGAAAG ATCTCCGTGGAGGAGCAGGGGCGGAGTCTAGTGATTAAGATCGACAGAGAGGCCGTCATGAAAATAGCTGTGAACGGGGATCTGTTTACGCTAAAGAAGGGCATGCATGAGCTGAACCTCACTGTGGGCGGCGTCCCTTTTAAAGAGGATGGCCTCGTCAATCAG GTGAACCCACGCTTGGATGGCTGCATGAAGGAGTGGAGGTGGCTAACGGGTGAAGATACATCCATACAAGAAACCATTCGCTCCAACGATAACATGCAGTGCTTCAGCAACGAGGATCCTGGAGCGTATTACCCTGGCTCCGGCTTCGCTCTCTTCAACATCAGCTATG GATCAGAGAACCTGAGTGTCCACTTGACCCTACGTCCCACGTCAGCAATCGGAGTGCTGTTTGCACTCGTTCACCAGGACAGAGTCCCTTTCTCCATCGCCCTGGCCCACTATCATCCCGGCACAGATGAATGGCGAGAT TATGTTCTGGTATCTGTAGGCGATATCGTTATCGCCAGCTCTCCTGCGCCCCTGTGTGATGGTGAGCCTCATGAGATCCAGGTGACAGTCTCAGGTAACCGGACCCTACTGCTCGTCGATGGCCAGCCTGGACGAATCGAAGACGTTGAGATTCCAGTAGACATAATGTCACAATCAAGCACCTTTATTGGAGGCCTTCCTG ATGTTCCTCTGGTGTCCACGCTGGTGTCGGCGCCCTACAGCGGCTGTATGGATGTCCATGTTAACGGACGCCCGCTGGACTTGGACCACGCCATCCATAAACACAACGACATCCGCTCACActcctgccccctgctggactcCCTCCAGTGA